One window of Salmo salar chromosome ssa11, Ssal_v3.1, whole genome shotgun sequence genomic DNA carries:
- the LOC123725221 gene encoding deoxynucleoside triphosphate triphosphohydrolase SAMHD1 isoform X2 gives MSRITEAFIKANPHIQIQGSGGKMFTISAAIDDMEAYTKLTDNMFEQILYSSSSKLAEAREILQNITCRRLYKCVGQTQTEKKLLEWAGCVARSRPRNDLKHVTLQPEDFVVHIINMDWGMKEKNPINNMRFYCKNDPTKAYQISKDQVSKLLPERFAEQLIRVYCKKTDERTMEAAKKNFAQWCMDMNFSKPQDGDVITPEVT, from the exons atgagtag GATCACAGAGGCCTTTATCAAGGCGAACCCCCACATCCAGATTCAAGGTTCAGGGGGAAAGATGTTCACCATCTCCGCAGCAATAGACGACATGGAGGCCTACACTAAACTCACTG ACAATATGTTTGAGCAGATTCTGTACTCGTCGTCCTCTAAGCTGGCTGAGGCCAGAGAGATCCTTCAAAACATCACCTGCAGACGCCTCTACAAGTGTGTGGGACAGACCCAGACTGAG AAAAAGCTCCTGGAGTGGGCAGGCTGTGTGGCGAGGTCCAGGCCTCGGAATGACCTTAAACATGTTACTCTGCAGCCAGAGGACTTTGTTGTCCAT ATCATCAACATGGACTGGGGTATGAAGGAGAAGAACCCCATCAACAACATGCGTTTCTACTGTAAGAACGACCCAACCAAAGCTTACCAGATCAGCAAGGACCAG GTGTCCAAGCTGCTGCCAGAAAGGTTTGCTGAGCAGCTTATCAGGGTCTACTGTAAGAAGACTGATGAGAGGACCATGGAGGCAGCTAAGAAGAACTTTGCCCAGTGGTGTATGGATATGAACTTCTCCAAACCTCAG GATGGAGATGTGATTACACCAGAGGTCACCTAG
- the LOC123725123 gene encoding uncharacterized protein, producing QPEEKTQDEIGEVIILEQLLQVLPHDIRTWVREHEPKDGLMAAKLALQYHNARKGGPPRPAAPAPRSLRDTRDIRDTRDGGGNSGGYVSGRREVRDYAVRSDGRGLTCFYCRQQGHKASMCPLRKSKLSGYCYVPREGDGVQNRQTGEGSVLVPVKVNGKSLTAMIDTGSSLSLIRKCNVPVNDIDYGHQTLIQCVHGDQSQQPTAELTVEIQGQKYLLKVGVMEKLPFEMILGRDVPVLSDLLGSVGGQLYEQSVCQSDVQVSCSVVTRAQAKAGLQPLPDLCDSLCEGGNKGPRKSRRQRRLEKYVGTPVPVADVSGTGSCQHRILSAQDLVSTGSCQHRIQQHRIQQHRIQQHRILPAQDPASTGSCQHRIQHLSVLD from the exons CAACCAGAGGAGAAGACACAGGACGAGATCGGTGAGGTCATCATCCTCGAGCAACTTCTACAAGTTCTACCACACGACATTCGAACCTGGGTTCGAGAGCACGAGCCCAAGGACGGGCTTATGGCGGCCAAGCTTGCGCTGCAGTACCATAATGCACGTAAAGGGGGCCCACCACGACCTGCAGCACCCGCTCCAAGGAGTCTCCGAGACACAAGGGACATCAGAGATACCCGAGATGGTGGAGGTAACTCTGGGGGTTATGTgtctgggaggagggaggtaagggATTATGCAGTTCGCTCTGATGGGAGGGGTCTGACCTGTTTTTACTGCCGACAGCAGGGGCACAAGGCTTCAATGTGTCCGCTACGTAAATCCAAGCTCTCAGGTTACTGTTATGTGcccagagagggggatggtgttcAGAATAGACAGACTGGGGAAGGGTCAGTCTTGGTACCTGTAAAAGTGAATGGTAAAAGTCTTACTGCAATGATTGACACCGGCAGTTCCCTGTCGTTgatcagaaaatgtaatgtacctGTTAATGACATTGATTACGGTCACCAGACACTGATCCAATGTGTCCATGGTGACCAGTCACAGCAGCCCACAGCTGAACTCACAGTGGAGATTCAGGGTCAGAAATACCTCCTCAAAGTTGGGGTAATGGAGAAGCTACCTTTTGAGATGATTTTGGGGAGGGATGTGCCTGTACTCTCTGATCTGTTGGGAAGTGTGGGGGGTCAGCTATATGAGCAGTCAGTTTGCCAGTCTGATGTTCAGGTGTCATGTTCAGTTGTCACTCGTGCACAGGCCAAAGCTGGTTTACAACCTCTGCCTGACTTGTGTGATAGTCTGTGTGAGGGGGGAAACAAAGGGCCCAGAAAGTCACGCCGCCAGCGGCGTCTTGAGAAGTATGTGGGAACCCCTGTACCTGTTGCTGATGTGTCTGG CACAGGATCTTGTCAGCACAGGATCTTGTCAGCACAGGATCTTGTCAGCACAGGATCTTGTCAGCACAGGATCCAGCAGCACAGGATCCAGCAGCACAGGATCCAGCAGCACAGGATCCTGCCAGCACAGGATCCTGCCAGCACAGGATCCTGCCAGCACAGGATCCAGCACCTCTCAGTTTTGGACTGA
- the LOC123725221 gene encoding deoxynucleoside triphosphate triphosphohydrolase SAMHD1 isoform X1, giving the protein MSRITEAFIKANPHIQIQGSGGKMFTISAAIDDMEAYTKLTDNMFEQILYSSSSKLAEAREILQNITCRRLYKCVGQTQTEVRVEVSQKKLLEWAGCVARSRPRNDLKHVTLQPEDFVVHIINMDWGMKEKNPINNMRFYCKNDPTKAYQISKDQVSKLLPERFAEQLIRVYCKKTDERTMEAAKKNFAQWCMDMNFSKPQDGDVITPEVT; this is encoded by the exons atgagtag GATCACAGAGGCCTTTATCAAGGCGAACCCCCACATCCAGATTCAAGGTTCAGGGGGAAAGATGTTCACCATCTCCGCAGCAATAGACGACATGGAGGCCTACACTAAACTCACTG ACAATATGTTTGAGCAGATTCTGTACTCGTCGTCCTCTAAGCTGGCTGAGGCCAGAGAGATCCTTCAAAACATCACCTGCAGACGCCTCTACAAGTGTGTGGGACAGACCCAGACTGAGGTGCGCGTGGAGGtttcacag AAAAAGCTCCTGGAGTGGGCAGGCTGTGTGGCGAGGTCCAGGCCTCGGAATGACCTTAAACATGTTACTCTGCAGCCAGAGGACTTTGTTGTCCAT ATCATCAACATGGACTGGGGTATGAAGGAGAAGAACCCCATCAACAACATGCGTTTCTACTGTAAGAACGACCCAACCAAAGCTTACCAGATCAGCAAGGACCAG GTGTCCAAGCTGCTGCCAGAAAGGTTTGCTGAGCAGCTTATCAGGGTCTACTGTAAGAAGACTGATGAGAGGACCATGGAGGCAGCTAAGAAGAACTTTGCCCAGTGGTGTATGGATATGAACTTCTCCAAACCTCAG GATGGAGATGTGATTACACCAGAGGTCACCTAG